A window of Hevea brasiliensis isolate MT/VB/25A 57/8 chromosome 14, ASM3005281v1, whole genome shotgun sequence contains these coding sequences:
- the LOC131173434 gene encoding putative disease resistance protein At3g14460: MGGVGKTTLARLVYNDELSQQNFHLKAWVCVSDEFDILRITKSILESITLQSCDLKELNQVQLQLHQWLAGKKFLIVLDDIWNNNFDDWNTLCSPLVYGAPGSTVIVTTRDMSIARMIKTIQSYNLNCISNEDCWLLFLDHAFHSRSVPVAGPNLQVICEKVINKCCGLPLAARTLGGLLRSKPREDWENVMNSKIWYLQVDNNEILSVLRLSYYHLPSHLKRCFAYCAIFPKDYAFGKKQLALLWMAEGLIEQRDDQLMEDVGEEYFQDLCSRSLFQASSTSGFVMHDLVNDLARVVAGNTYFRLEDEFTARMQEKARHSSYIPAIFDRCERFEPFKKIKHMRTFLPLSLSYRKCYLANCIPSYLLSKLPCLRVLSFNHYNITELPDSIGDLKHLRYLDLSYTPIRTLPETTTSLCNLQTMLRKRCECLKKLPSKIQNLINLRHLDMRHTFVEGMPLGIEELKSVCTLSDFVVGKGNKVAITALMNLKFLQGALRISSLENLTNASNVVGAILMDKERIDKVVMKWGFRNTRNASHDRVVLEKMKPHGNLKELTVRGYGGTEFPSWVGDPLFCNLVHLKLWNCTKCTTLPQLGLLCSLKDLFIKGLPNVKAVGREFYGESMSNSNPFPALETLHFYWMSEWEEWNFCGYEFSHLRDLSIVRCPKLFGKLPSHLPSLQKLEIRQCTQLVVSFQSLPVIYHLVIYGCRKVNLGGGLSSANLMIIRDVESFLFPLNEFFQNLRKLQKLTVVGSYVSDYDYPHPSLPHWVLFENEEFSQKGIAENEELLRKGVVDCEIKILELRGCKSLEKLQPWLHSFKSLRKLYIECCPKLISLPDAVIYSSLCLKELKIFSCESLISIGRHQLPPTLERLEISRCHKLQRLLDVGEACSSSRVTDEGSISCNTNSPNLQHLKIGGCRSLTFLGELPSSLKHLVINYSIFDSGRVGAILESIIERFDNNTSLESIEIGYLPYLKSLPENLHMLTNLHHISIVHCPSIVSFPQGGLPLIHLKSLRVEDHEKLVALPDNMFNLTSLQEFTIKKCPSVASFPRGGLPTAHPKNL; this comes from the coding sequence ATGGGTGGGGTGGGTAAAACAACACTTGCCCGGCTTGTCTACAATGACGAGTTATCACAACAAAATTTTCATCTAAAAGCGTGGGTTTGTGTGTCTGATGAGTTTGACATTTTGAGAATAACAAAGAGCATTCTTGAGTCAATCACTTTGCAGTCTTGTGATCTAAAGGAGCTCAATCAAGTTCAACTCCAACTGCATCAGTGGCTAGCAGGAAAGAAGTTTTTGATTGTTTTGGATGATATCTGGAACAATAATTTTGATGATTGGAACACTCTGTGTTCTCCACTTGTGTATGGAGCTCCAGGAAGTACAGTGATTGTGACAACACGTGATATGTCTATTGCACGAATGATAAAAACAATTCAATCTTACAATTTGAATTGTATTTCAAATGAAGATTGCTGGTTATTGTTTCTTGACCATGCTTTTCATAGCCGAAGTGTTCCAGTTGCTGGTCCAAATTTGCAAGTCATTTGCGAAAAAGTCATAAACAAGTGTTGTGGCTTGCCTTTGGCAGCAAGGACTTTGGGTGGCCTTCTACGCTCAAAACCAAGGGAGGATTGGGAAAATGTAATGAATAGCAAAATCTGGTATTTGCAAGTTGACAACAACGAAATTCTTTCTGTGTTAAGATTAAGTTACTATCACCTCCCTTCACATTTAAAGAGATGTTTCGCTTATTGTGCAATATTTCCCAAGGATTATGCGTTTGGAAAGAAGCAACTAGCGCTTCTATGGATGGCAGAAGGTTTAATTGAGCAACGAGACGATCAGCTTATGGAGGATGTGGGTGAAGAGTATTTTCAAGACCTATGTTCTAGATCACTTTTTCAAGCTTCAAGCACTAGTGGATTTGTAATGCATGACCTCGTGAATGATCTAGCTCGAGTGGTTGCTGGAAATACTTATTTTAGATTGGAGGATGAATTTACTGCAAGAATGCAAGAAAAAGCTCGCCACTCTTCTTACATTCCTGCCATCTTTGATCGCTGTGAAAGATTTGAGCCGTTTAAAAAGATCAAGCATATGCGAACTTTTCTACCCTTATCGCTAAGCTATCGAAAGTGCTACTTAGCAAATTGCATTCCTTCTTATTTGTTATCAAAGTTGCCATGCTTAAGGGTTCTGTCCTTCAATCATTATAATATCACTGAGCTGCCAGATTCAATAGGTGACTTGAAGCATCTTAGGTATCTTGACCTTTCATACACCCCTATTAGAACATTACCTGAGACAACAACCTCTCTTTGCAACTTACAAACTATGCTACGGAAAAGATGCGAGTGTCTCAAGAAATTGCCTTCAAAAATACAGAATCTGATCAACCTGCGACATCTTGATATGCGACACACATTTGTTGAAGGGATGCCATTGGGAATAGAAGAATTGAAAAGTGTTTGTACATTGTCTGATTTTGTTGTAGGGAAAGGTAATAAAGTCGCTATAACAGCTTTGatgaatttaaaatttcttcaAGGGGCACTCCGCATTTCAAGTTTGGAGAATCTGACTAATGCTTCAAATGTAGTGGGAGCCATCTTAATGGACAAGGAGAGAATAGACAAGGTGGTGATGAAATGGGGATTTCGAAATACACGAAATGCAAGTCATGATAGAGTTGTACTAGAGAAGATGAAACCACATGGAAATTTGAAAGAGCTCACTGTAAGGGGTTATGGTGGTACCGAATTCCCATCATGGGTTGGGGATCCTTTATTTTGTAATCTGGTGCACCTAAAGTTGTGGAATTGCACAAAATGCACAACCTTGCCTCAACTTGGGCTGCTTTGCTCTCTCAAGGACTTGTTTATCAAAGGGCTTCCCAATGTAAAAGCAGTTGGTCGTGAGTTTTATGGGGAGAGTATGAGTAACTCAAATCCTTTTCCAGCTCTTGAGACTCTGCACTTCTACTGGATGAGTGAATGGGAAGAGTGGAATTTTTGTGGATATGAATTCTCTCATCTACGTGATCTTTCCATTGTTAGGTGTCCCAAACTGTTCGGAAAATTACCCAGCCATTTGCCTTCATTGCAAAAGCTTGAGATTAGACAATGTACGCAATTGGTGGTTTCATTTCAAAGCCTTCCGGTGATATATCACTTGGTAATCTATGGTTGCAGAAAGGTTAATTTGGGTGGAGGCTTAAGCTCGGCAAACCTCATGATAATTCGTGATGTAGAATCATTTTTATTTCCATTGAATGAGTTTTTTCAAAACCTAAGAAAGCTACAAAAGTTGACTGTTGTTGGTTCTTATGTCTCAGATTACGATTACCCACATCCCTCTCTTCCACATTGGGTGCTATTTGAAAATGAAGAGTTTTCGCAAAAGGGCATCGCTGAAAATGAAGAGTTGTTGCGAAAGGGTGTTGTTGAttgtgaaattaaaattttggaattaAGAGGTTGTAAAAGCCTTGAGAAACTACAGCCATGGCTTCACAGCTTTAAGTCTCTGAGAAAGCTATATATTGAATGCTGCCCAAAACTTATTTCTTTGCCGGATGCAGTGATTTACAGCAGTTTGTGTCTTAAGGAGTTGAAAATTTTTAGTTGTGAATCTTTGATTTCTATTGGAAGACACCAGCTACCTCCAACTCTAGAAAGGCTAGAGATAAGTCGTTGCCATAAGTTGCAGAGGCTGCTGGATGTGGGAGAGGCTTGTTCATCTTCTAGGGTTACAGATGAGGGAAGTATCAGCTGCAACACTAACTCTCCTAATCTTCAGCATTTGAAAATTGGTGGCTGCCGCTCTCTTACATTCTTAGGGGAGTTACCTTCTTCCCTCAAACATCTGGTTATCAACTATTCCATATTTGACAGTGGAAGAGTAGGTGCAATTTTAGAGTCAATAATTGAAAGGTTCGACAACAACACATCTCTTGAATCTATTGAAATTGGATATCTTCCTTATCTTAAATCCTTACCTGAGAACTTGCACATGCTCACCAATCTCCACCACATTTCAATAGTTCACTGTCCAAGTATTGTTTCTTTCCCGCAGGGAGGGTTGCCTCTGATTCATTTGAAAAGCCTTAGAGTTGAGGATCATGAGAAACTCGTGGCCCTTCCCGATAACATGTTCAATCTCACATCTCTTCAAGAATTCACTATAAAGAAATGTCCAAGTGTCGCTTCTTTCCCTCGTGGAGGGTTGCCCACCGCCCATCCAAAAAACTTATAG